A single window of Methanothermobacter marburgensis str. Marburg DNA harbors:
- the rpl12p gene encoding 50S ribosomal protein P1, with protein MEYIYAAMLLHTTGKEINEENVKSVLEAAGAEVDDARVKALIAALEDVDIEEAMETTAVAAAPAAAAAPAAAAEEAEEEEEEEEEEEEAEEEAAAGLGALFG; from the coding sequence ATGGAATACATATACGCAGCAATGTTACTGCACACAACCGGTAAGGAGATCAACGAAGAAAACGTTAAAAGTGTCCTTGAAGCAGCAGGCGCTGAAGTGGATGATGCAAGGGTCAAGGCTCTAATAGCAGCCCTTGAAGATGTGGACATTGAAGAGGCAATGGAAACAACAGCTGTAGCAGCAGCACCTGCAGCAGCCGCAGCACCTGCAGCAGCAGCCGAAGAGGCTGAAGAAGAAGAGGAAGAAGAAGAGGAAGAAGAGGAAGCTGAAGAGGAAGCAGCAGCCGGTCTCGGCGCACTCTTCGGTTAA
- the alaS gene encoding alanine--tRNA ligase codes for MITMSRQLEELGYRKYECESCGNTFWSIRERRTCGDAPCDEYDFIGNPATSRSYDLYEIQDEFIEFFAERGHEPIRRYPVLAKRWRDDVFLVGASIYNFQPWVTSGLVKPPANPLVVAQPSIRLNDVDNVGRTGRHLTCFTMGGHHAFNSEDNTVYWEEETIKYCHEFLTHIGIDPFEITFIESWWQGGGNEGPCYEVCVRGVELATLVFIQYRTLPDGGREEIPLKIVDTGYGLERFAWISQGTPTAYDACFGPVIEKLIELTGVEVNEEILAENARVAGMMDIETYADLRELRKRVADKLGISATELERAAAPMESIYAIADHTRCLAFMLADGVIPSNVKEGYLARLIIRRTLRLMKELGMRESLKDIMNIQVEFLEGHYPEIREHHEHILSIIDLEEHRYAKTVTRGRRIVEKTIKYLRKDNKSEMPLEILIKLYDSHGIPPETIKEIAEESGFSVKIPDNFYTLVAEMNEAETEAPEEDLHLDYPQTELLFYEQPDGLEFEASVLGVYEDGVILDRTLFYPEGGGQPSDTGYIESDGCRIRIKHAEKIGNVVLHRTDDEICLKPGETVRGRIDSDRRLQLTRNHTATHLIVAAARRVLGDHIWQAGAQKGVKSSRIDLSHYRRITQEELDEIERLANEYVMRNIPLDVRWMDRDIAEKRYGFILYQGGVVPGSMIRVVEIPGVDVQACAGTHVKRTGDIGLIMINRTERIQDGVERIEFSAGASAIELMQKNRDILRESADVFKVTPSQLPRTSERFFTEWKALRNEVSRLKEEMASLKILEVRDRVEDLNGLRVIIDTVEADMDEMKNMALELTESADAVILANSEGQIVGAASDDAVKRGLRINEVIASAARVLGGGGGGKPHLAQGAGKGKDKIHEALEEARSSLESFGG; via the coding sequence ATGATTACCATGTCTCGTCAGCTTGAAGAACTGGGTTACAGAAAATATGAATGCGAGTCCTGTGGGAACACCTTCTGGTCAATAAGGGAACGCAGAACATGTGGAGATGCCCCCTGTGATGAATACGATTTTATAGGAAATCCCGCAACCTCGAGGAGCTATGACCTGTACGAGATACAGGATGAATTCATAGAATTCTTCGCTGAAAGGGGCCATGAGCCCATCAGAAGATATCCGGTACTTGCAAAGCGCTGGCGGGACGACGTGTTTCTTGTTGGAGCATCCATATACAACTTTCAGCCATGGGTGACATCAGGCCTTGTGAAGCCCCCTGCAAACCCCCTGGTGGTTGCACAGCCGTCAATAAGACTCAACGACGTTGATAACGTTGGAAGAACAGGGAGACACCTCACATGCTTCACCATGGGTGGACACCACGCATTCAACTCTGAAGATAACACAGTTTACTGGGAAGAAGAGACAATAAAGTACTGCCACGAATTCCTGACTCACATAGGCATTGATCCATTTGAGATAACATTCATAGAATCCTGGTGGCAGGGCGGCGGAAACGAGGGGCCCTGCTATGAGGTCTGTGTCCGTGGCGTCGAACTGGCGACCCTCGTTTTTATACAGTACCGCACCCTACCAGATGGTGGCAGGGAGGAGATCCCACTTAAAATAGTTGACACCGGGTATGGGCTTGAGAGATTTGCCTGGATATCCCAGGGGACACCAACAGCCTATGACGCATGTTTTGGCCCGGTAATTGAGAAGCTGATTGAACTGACAGGCGTGGAGGTCAACGAGGAGATACTGGCAGAAAATGCCCGTGTGGCCGGGATGATGGATATAGAAACCTATGCTGATCTCAGGGAACTTCGAAAAAGGGTTGCTGATAAACTTGGAATCTCAGCCACTGAACTCGAGCGTGCAGCAGCCCCCATGGAGTCCATTTATGCCATAGCAGACCATACGCGCTGTCTTGCCTTCATGCTTGCAGATGGTGTCATACCCTCAAATGTAAAGGAGGGCTACCTTGCGAGGCTCATAATCCGGAGGACACTTAGGCTCATGAAGGAACTCGGCATGAGGGAGTCCCTGAAGGATATAATGAACATCCAGGTGGAGTTCCTTGAGGGTCATTACCCTGAGATAAGGGAGCACCATGAACACATACTCAGCATCATAGACCTTGAGGAACACAGGTATGCAAAGACCGTGACAAGGGGCCGGAGGATTGTGGAGAAGACCATAAAATACCTCAGGAAGGATAATAAGAGCGAGATGCCCCTTGAAATCCTTATAAAATTATATGACTCCCATGGAATCCCCCCTGAAACCATAAAGGAGATAGCAGAGGAATCAGGGTTCAGTGTTAAAATCCCTGACAACTTCTACACCCTGGTTGCGGAGATGAATGAGGCTGAAACTGAAGCCCCGGAGGAGGACCTTCATCTTGATTACCCCCAGACAGAGCTCCTCTTCTATGAACAACCCGATGGCCTGGAATTCGAAGCCAGTGTGCTGGGGGTATATGAGGACGGTGTCATACTTGATAGAACACTCTTTTACCCTGAGGGAGGAGGTCAGCCATCTGACACTGGATACATTGAGTCAGACGGCTGCAGGATCCGGATAAAGCATGCAGAGAAGATAGGTAATGTGGTACTCCACAGGACAGACGATGAAATCTGCCTCAAACCAGGGGAAACTGTAAGGGGCCGGATTGATTCAGATAGAAGACTTCAGCTTACAAGGAACCACACAGCAACCCACCTGATAGTTGCAGCTGCAAGGAGGGTCCTTGGAGACCACATATGGCAGGCAGGGGCCCAGAAGGGTGTTAAGAGTTCAAGGATAGACTTATCACATTACAGGAGGATAACTCAGGAGGAACTTGATGAGATAGAGAGGCTGGCCAACGAATACGTCATGAGAAACATCCCCCTTGATGTCAGGTGGATGGACAGGGACATTGCAGAGAAAAGGTATGGATTCATACTCTACCAGGGGGGCGTTGTTCCGGGCTCCATGATAAGGGTCGTTGAGATTCCAGGGGTGGATGTGCAGGCATGTGCAGGGACCCATGTTAAGAGAACCGGGGACATAGGCCTCATAATGATCAACCGGACTGAACGCATACAGGATGGTGTTGAGAGGATAGAATTCTCTGCAGGGGCATCGGCCATTGAACTCATGCAGAAAAACCGGGATATACTGAGGGAAAGTGCAGATGTATTCAAGGTAACACCATCACAGCTTCCACGCACCTCTGAGAGATTCTTCACAGAGTGGAAGGCCCTCAGAAATGAGGTTTCACGCCTCAAGGAGGAAATGGCTTCACTCAAAATCCTGGAGGTAAGGGATAGGGTGGAGGACCTCAACGGCCTGAGGGTCATCATAGACACTGTTGAGGCTGACATGGATGAGATGAAGAACATGGCCCTTGAACTCACAGAATCAGCTGATGCAGTTATCCTTGCAAATTCAGAGGGCCAGATAGTTGGGGCGGCCTCTGATGACGCTGTCAAAAGGGGTTTAAGGATAAATGAGGTTATAGCATCAGCTGCAAGGGTCCTTGGAGGTGGAGGTGGTGGAAAGCCACACCTTGCACAGGGAGCAGGTAAAGGAAAGGATAAAATCCATGAGGCTCTTGAGGAGGCAAGATCCTCACTTGAATCCTTTGGGGGATGA
- a CDS encoding methanogenesis marker 16 metalloprotein produces MRRTISEINERILDGEATVLTAGELKELVLNDEAPSADEVDVVTAATCGVMSGTAAVMHFRVSEPGSFRKAVSAELNGIPAYPGPCPNENLGSVDLFIYGTARSVRDPEYGGGFLLRDLLIGSEVDVTVKSEDGTSIESTVTLKDIETARIIGTRMAFRNYTAIVNPSDKPVRSIFNAFEMPPHCGGLSFSGCGDINPLENDPGMEAIRRGTSVLLNGARGLVLGEGTRSSPERPNLMLSGDLHDMKPDYIGGFRTAAGPEIFNTIAVPLPVTSERVFERLLVLNSDIGLPVADVRDRSRIIHDLTYADTWAGDERPTYNPERCADCLPCLAAERCPTHAIGDGLDTDRCFGCGVCAFSCPYGAYEMDTGEVRIGDRTVPIVCRQSDRVRASSLARELKELIEKGNFLIGGC; encoded by the coding sequence TTGAGGAGGACCATCTCAGAAATAAATGAGAGGATACTGGATGGTGAAGCAACCGTTTTAACAGCCGGGGAACTCAAGGAGCTGGTCCTCAACGATGAGGCCCCATCTGCAGATGAGGTTGACGTGGTAACAGCGGCCACCTGCGGTGTAATGTCCGGGACAGCAGCGGTAATGCATTTCAGGGTATCTGAACCTGGTTCATTCAGGAAGGCTGTTTCAGCTGAACTGAATGGCATACCAGCGTATCCTGGCCCATGTCCAAATGAAAACCTGGGTTCAGTGGACCTCTTCATTTATGGGACAGCCAGAAGCGTCAGGGACCCTGAATATGGCGGCGGATTTCTTCTCAGGGACCTTCTCATTGGATCTGAGGTTGATGTGACTGTAAAGTCAGAGGATGGAACTTCCATTGAATCCACAGTTACCCTGAAGGATATTGAAACAGCGAGGATCATAGGAACAAGGATGGCATTCAGAAACTACACAGCAATTGTCAATCCATCAGATAAACCTGTAAGATCCATATTCAATGCATTTGAAATGCCACCCCACTGTGGAGGCCTCTCATTCTCAGGCTGCGGTGACATCAATCCCCTTGAAAATGATCCAGGCATGGAGGCCATCAGGAGGGGAACCAGCGTACTCTTAAATGGTGCCAGGGGCCTCGTGCTGGGTGAGGGTACAAGGAGCAGCCCTGAAAGACCAAATCTCATGCTGAGCGGGGACCTGCATGATATGAAACCTGATTACATTGGGGGATTCAGGACAGCCGCAGGACCCGAGATATTCAACACCATCGCAGTCCCACTGCCCGTGACATCTGAGAGGGTCTTTGAGAGACTGCTGGTTCTTAATTCAGATATAGGGTTACCTGTTGCAGACGTGAGGGATCGATCAAGGATAATCCATGATCTGACATATGCGGATACATGGGCTGGTGACGAGAGACCCACCTATAACCCTGAAAGGTGTGCTGACTGCCTCCCATGCCTGGCAGCGGAGAGGTGCCCAACCCATGCAATAGGGGATGGACTGGACACCGATAGGTGCTTCGGATGCGGTGTATGTGCCTTCTCATGTCCCTACGGGGCGTATGAGATGGATACAGGTGAGGTCAGGATTGGTGATAGGACGGTACCCATCGTATGCAGACAGTCAGACAGGGTGAGGGCATCCAGCCTCGCCCGTGAACTCAAAGAACTCATAGAAAAGGGTAATTTCCTCATAGGGGGGTGTTAG
- the thiI gene encoding tRNA uracil 4-sulfurtransferase ThiI yields MRYGEVAIKGPAVRRRFEKKLLSNIRAAFSCRAEIRHGRIFVFPDNMDEALDKLSRIFGVVSFSPAVTVETDFDVIEVALREYVGELKLEGLITERTPFAIRCRRVGQHDFTSQEMAAFAGSVVVREIGAPVDLGNPDLEIHLEIRENRTYIYHRVIQGPGGLPAGTQGKVVALLSGGIDSPVATYLLMKRGCQVVAVHTDNSPFTAPESLDKVEKIASKLEEYSAGVEFKLRIFRYGSYLEKCRREAPENMTCVLCKAGMYRLAEMVAEEEGALAIVDGSSLGQVASQTLPNILATRMAVRMPVLSPLIGMDKVEIEALAKRIGTYDISVIPDGGCGAVPRHPSTAADTASIRELSEKIQVEDEIEKIFRSASETESPE; encoded by the coding sequence GTGAGATACGGTGAGGTTGCAATTAAGGGGCCGGCTGTTAGAAGGAGATTTGAAAAAAAACTCCTCAGCAATATAAGGGCTGCTTTCAGCTGCAGAGCAGAAATCAGGCATGGAAGAATATTCGTATTCCCTGATAACATGGATGAGGCCCTTGATAAACTTTCAAGGATCTTTGGGGTGGTATCCTTTTCACCCGCGGTGACTGTGGAAACCGATTTTGATGTTATAGAGGTGGCGCTCCGGGAATATGTGGGTGAACTGAAACTGGAGGGTCTCATCACAGAGAGAACACCCTTTGCCATAAGATGCAGAAGGGTTGGGCAGCATGACTTCACAAGCCAGGAGATGGCAGCCTTTGCAGGTTCAGTTGTGGTCAGGGAGATCGGGGCCCCGGTGGACCTTGGAAACCCTGACCTTGAGATCCACCTTGAAATAAGGGAGAACAGGACATACATCTACCACAGGGTCATCCAGGGTCCTGGCGGCCTGCCTGCCGGTACCCAGGGCAAGGTTGTTGCCCTTTTATCCGGGGGAATAGACTCACCTGTTGCCACATATCTCCTCATGAAGAGGGGATGCCAGGTCGTTGCGGTCCACACCGATAACTCACCATTCACAGCTCCCGAGTCCCTTGATAAGGTTGAGAAAATCGCTTCAAAACTTGAGGAGTATTCTGCTGGAGTTGAATTCAAACTCAGAATTTTCAGGTATGGAAGTTACCTTGAAAAATGCAGGAGAGAAGCCCCTGAGAATATGACTTGCGTCCTATGTAAGGCTGGAATGTACCGCCTCGCCGAGATGGTTGCAGAGGAGGAGGGGGCACTTGCAATAGTGGATGGGAGCAGCCTCGGGCAGGTGGCATCCCAGACCCTTCCAAACATCCTCGCCACAAGGATGGCGGTGAGGATGCCTGTCCTCAGCCCCCTCATAGGCATGGATAAGGTGGAGATAGAGGCCCTTGCAAAGAGGATAGGCACCTATGACATCTCGGTGATACCCGATGGTGGATGCGGTGCTGTACCCCGCCATCCCTCAACGGCAGCGGATACAGCCTCCATCAGGGAACTCTCAGAAAAAATCCAGGTTGAAGATGAAATTGAGAAGATATTCAGATCAGCTTCAGAAACAGAAAGCCCTGAATGA
- the fbp gene encoding fructose-1,6-bisphosphate aldolase/phosphatase has protein sequence MKTTISVIKADVGSVAGHAVAHEALKKKCDEILAEARDTGILEDYYITNCGDDIDLIMTHRNGEENEEVHQTAWNAFREATEVARGLKLYGAGQDLLSDTFSGNIKGMGPGCAEMEFKERPSDPVIIFCCDKTEPGAFNLPLFRMFADPFNTAGLVIDPTLHNGYEFEVFDVVEHKKVTMACPDEMYDLLALLGSISRYVIKKIHRRDDGEIAASVSTERLNLMAGKYIGKDDPVAIVRAQSGFPAAGEVVEPFAFPHLVGGWMRGSHNGPLMPVAQRDATPVRFDGPPRVIGLGFQIADCKLVGPIDMFDDPSFDRSRQLASEIAEYMRRHGPFEPHRLPSDEMEYTSLPGVLEKLGDRFEDMD, from the coding sequence ATGAAAACAACCATTAGTGTAATTAAAGCAGACGTTGGAAGCGTAGCAGGTCACGCAGTCGCACATGAGGCATTAAAGAAAAAGTGCGACGAGATACTGGCAGAAGCCAGGGATACAGGAATCCTTGAGGATTATTATATTACCAACTGTGGAGATGACATTGACCTCATAATGACCCACAGAAACGGTGAAGAAAATGAGGAGGTTCACCAGACAGCATGGAACGCCTTCAGGGAAGCCACAGAGGTGGCCAGGGGCTTAAAACTTTACGGTGCAGGGCAGGACCTCCTCTCAGACACATTCTCAGGAAACATCAAGGGTATGGGCCCTGGGTGCGCTGAAATGGAATTTAAGGAGAGGCCAAGCGATCCTGTTATAATTTTCTGCTGCGACAAGACAGAACCTGGAGCGTTTAACCTGCCCCTCTTCAGAATGTTTGCAGACCCATTCAACACCGCGGGCCTTGTTATCGATCCAACACTTCACAACGGATACGAATTCGAGGTCTTTGATGTTGTTGAACACAAAAAGGTTACAATGGCATGCCCTGATGAGATGTACGACCTCCTCGCCCTCCTGGGTTCAATCAGCCGCTACGTGATAAAGAAGATACACAGAAGGGACGACGGTGAAATAGCAGCCTCTGTGAGCACAGAAAGACTGAACCTCATGGCAGGAAAGTACATAGGAAAGGATGACCCGGTCGCAATCGTAAGGGCACAGTCAGGATTCCCTGCAGCAGGAGAAGTCGTTGAACCCTTCGCATTCCCGCACCTTGTGGGTGGCTGGATGAGGGGATCACACAACGGGCCACTGATGCCTGTTGCCCAGAGGGATGCAACACCCGTCAGGTTCGACGGACCTCCAAGGGTAATAGGGCTGGGATTCCAGATCGCAGACTGCAAACTCGTGGGCCCAATTGACATGTTTGATGACCCATCATTTGATCGCTCAAGGCAGCTTGCATCTGAAATTGCAGAGTACATGAGAAGACACGGGCCATTCGAACCCCACAGACTCCCATCAGATGAAATGGAGTACACATCCCTTCCAGGTGTGCTTGAAAAACTCGGGGACAGATTTGAGGACATGGATTAA
- a CDS encoding DUF434 domain-containing protein translates to MTLKMAVEDLKYLLNRGYRKRVALNFVANHYLLGKRERNYLARYVFSDETRKRRLSRLVSPDSLRGATVHIDGYNVLIGTESVLGGEGFFIAQDGFLRDVRSVSGSYRMGEVTLRALNAIMDFLSDSGVKEVFFYFDRNVSHSGRLRQIVEELMDSRELEGRAILSSCVDRRLKKSGGVVATADGAVIDSVEMVIDIPHEILRRINKKKPKKG, encoded by the coding sequence ATGACCCTTAAAATGGCCGTTGAGGACCTGAAGTACCTCCTCAACAGGGGTTACCGTAAACGCGTTGCGCTTAATTTCGTTGCAAACCACTATCTTCTCGGGAAGAGGGAAAGAAATTACCTTGCAAGGTACGTCTTCTCAGATGAAACCAGAAAGAGGAGACTCTCCCGGCTGGTAAGTCCAGATTCCCTCAGGGGTGCCACTGTCCACATTGATGGCTACAATGTACTCATAGGCACAGAAAGCGTTCTTGGGGGTGAAGGGTTCTTCATTGCCCAGGATGGGTTTCTGCGGGATGTAAGGAGTGTTTCAGGGAGTTACAGGATGGGTGAAGTAACCCTGAGGGCCCTGAATGCCATAATGGATTTCCTATCAGATTCAGGTGTTAAAGAGGTGTTTTTCTACTTTGACAGGAACGTCAGCCACAGTGGCAGACTGAGGCAGATCGTCGAGGAACTCATGGATTCCCGGGAACTTGAGGGACGTGCTATTCTCTCATCATGCGTTGACAGAAGGCTTAAGAAAAGTGGGGGTGTGGTGGCAACAGCTGACGGTGCTGTGATCGACTCTGTGGAGATGGTGATTGACATTCCCCATGAGATACTCAGGAGAATCAACAAGAAGAAACCAAAGAAGGGATAA
- a CDS encoding TIGR00153 family protein encodes MKEGKVEKYGRKHLDKVMECYLKLEELMEAFYSGDCRSVSRLAREIAVSEHEADEIRRKMELEFYEGAFLPFDREDRIMLVESIDKVADVIESTAFTVSLGRVSFPSGFREDFQRMMDVTEKTVHALKECVELLERDLGEAMRKVHEIEGLEDEVDAIERKIITDLYSAYREKEMGVIKFMDMKEITRKIGNISDRAEDASDRALIIIAKRRG; translated from the coding sequence ATGAAAGAGGGTAAAGTTGAGAAGTATGGGCGCAAGCACCTTGATAAGGTCATGGAATGCTACCTGAAGCTGGAGGAGCTGATGGAGGCATTTTACAGTGGTGACTGCAGAAGTGTATCTAGACTCGCAAGGGAGATAGCGGTTAGTGAGCATGAGGCCGATGAGATAAGAAGGAAAATGGAGCTTGAATTCTATGAAGGGGCCTTTCTACCATTCGACAGGGAGGACCGTATAATGCTCGTTGAGAGCATAGACAAGGTTGCTGACGTTATTGAATCAACCGCATTCACTGTATCCCTTGGAAGGGTTTCCTTTCCCTCAGGGTTCAGGGAGGACTTCCAGAGGATGATGGATGTCACAGAAAAGACTGTTCACGCCCTTAAGGAGTGCGTGGAACTCCTTGAAAGGGACCTCGGGGAGGCCATGAGGAAGGTCCATGAAATTGAGGGCCTTGAGGATGAGGTGGATGCAATTGAGAGGAAGATCATAACTGACCTCTACTCTGCCTACAGGGAGAAGGAGATGGGTGTCATAAAATTCATGGACATGAAGGAAATCACCCGGAAGATCGGGAACATTTCCGACAGGGCCGAAGATGCTTCTGACCGTGCCCTCATAATAATAGCCAAGAGAAGAGGCTGA
- a CDS encoding DUF357 domain-containing protein — MECRERIEKDLDLLEKNLMEMESIEFKGEERAIIERALNYRDDSIYYLKKGDYITSFGCITYAHGLLDGLRMLHGII; from the coding sequence ATGGAATGCAGGGAACGCATAGAAAAGGACCTTGATCTTCTTGAGAAAAATTTAATGGAAATGGAATCCATAGAATTCAAAGGGGAGGAGAGGGCCATCATTGAGAGGGCCCTGAACTACAGGGACGACTCCATCTACTACCTAAAGAAGGGGGATTACATCACATCCTTCGGGTGCATAACCTACGCCCACGGCCTTCTGGATGGCCTAAGAATGCTTCACGGAATTATATGA
- the pgsA gene encoding archaetidylinositol phosphate synthase yields the protein MLNQFRPALRRFIDPIAEKIAIPADYITFTGFLVACASAASYATGNIINGALLLALSGFIDVLDGAVARRRFNPTRFGGFLDSTLDRLSDGLIIIGITAGGFTGLLTGMLALHSSLMVSYVRARAESEGLECTVGVAERAERLIILIGGSLAGYFLGLWYMNAAMIILVIAGYFTVIQRMMYVRGQMKT from the coding sequence ATGTTGAATCAGTTCAGACCGGCACTCAGAAGGTTCATAGACCCTATCGCAGAGAAGATCGCAATACCAGCAGATTATATAACGTTCACTGGTTTCCTGGTTGCATGTGCCTCAGCTGCATCCTATGCCACAGGGAATATTATTAACGGTGCTCTGCTTCTTGCATTAAGCGGATTCATAGACGTCCTTGATGGGGCTGTTGCAAGGAGGAGGTTCAACCCCACCAGATTTGGTGGTTTCCTGGATTCAACCCTTGACAGGCTCTCAGATGGCCTGATCATCATTGGTATAACGGCAGGGGGGTTCACAGGGCTTCTCACAGGTATGCTGGCCCTCCACTCCAGCCTCATGGTCAGTTATGTGAGGGCAAGGGCCGAGTCCGAGGGCCTTGAATGCACTGTGGGTGTTGCTGAAAGGGCTGAGAGGCTCATAATACTTATTGGAGGATCCCTTGCCGGATACTTCCTTGGCTTATGGTATATGAACGCTGCCATGATAATTCTTGTAATTGCAGGTTACTTCACGGTGATCCAGAGGATGATGTACGTTCGGGGGCAGATGAAAACATAG
- a CDS encoding L-threonylcarbamoyladenylate synthase encodes MIIRKIRRENPSQKVIDEAISVMERGGAVIYPTDTIYGLGVNALDGESVRKLFRIKGRAPDKPVSICVSGVSEIPRFSKPSEHAMEVIRRILPGPYTVLLEKKDLVPDILTGGSSKVGVRVPDDEVCRRISARFPVTATSANISGKQPSANPHDIMGDLEVDLMLDAGECDSTEPSTVVDLTVEPPAVLRMGRGDPEVIHRIFRCIR; translated from the coding sequence ATGATAATCCGGAAAATCAGAAGAGAAAACCCATCACAAAAGGTGATTGATGAGGCGATATCTGTTATGGAGAGGGGCGGGGCGGTGATATACCCCACAGATACCATCTATGGCCTCGGTGTCAATGCACTTGACGGGGAGTCAGTGAGGAAGCTCTTCAGGATAAAGGGAAGGGCCCCTGATAAACCTGTATCCATATGTGTCTCAGGGGTGTCTGAGATACCGAGGTTCTCAAAACCATCAGAGCATGCAATGGAGGTAATCAGGAGGATATTGCCGGGACCATACACTGTTTTACTTGAGAAGAAGGATCTGGTGCCGGATATTCTCACGGGGGGATCATCAAAGGTGGGTGTAAGGGTCCCTGATGATGAGGTATGCAGAAGGATATCAGCAAGGTTTCCTGTGACAGCCACAAGCGCCAATATATCAGGCAAGCAACCATCAGCTAACCCCCATGATATAATGGGGGATCTGGAGGTTGACCTCATGCTTGATGCAGGCGAATGTGATAGCACTGAACCATCCACGGTTGTGGATCTTACAGTTGAACCACCAGCTGTTCTCAGGATGGGTAGGGGGGACCCTGAAGTTATCCACAGGATTTTCAGGTGTATAAGATGA
- the radB gene encoding DNA repair and recombination protein RadB, which produces MRTLMELGENGRLPTGSSIDSILGGGVERGTITQFYGPPASGKTNIAIKLAVETSKRDKKTVFIDTEGGISVERIRQVSGSSFERVADNIIVFEPSSFTEQGEAIQKTLNVLKNHGDSVDLIVLDSAVALYRLKEGNGSNFNVDLGRQLFLLLQMARRFDLAVVITNQIYSLRGDDGVERVSPVGGTLLRYWSKTIVELEMGDRPGERVAILRRHRNRPEGLRASFRIVPEGIV; this is translated from the coding sequence ATGAGGACCCTTATGGAGCTCGGTGAAAACGGGAGGCTCCCCACCGGTTCATCCATTGACTCCATCCTTGGAGGGGGTGTTGAGAGGGGGACCATCACACAGTTCTATGGACCCCCAGCTTCTGGCAAAACCAACATCGCAATTAAACTTGCAGTTGAAACTTCAAAGAGAGATAAGAAGACAGTTTTTATAGATACTGAGGGCGGAATTTCTGTTGAAAGAATAAGACAGGTTTCAGGATCTTCATTTGAAAGGGTTGCCGATAATATAATAGTTTTTGAACCATCTAGCTTCACAGAGCAGGGTGAAGCCATTCAAAAAACACTGAATGTCCTCAAAAACCATGGCGATTCAGTGGACCTCATTGTACTTGATTCCGCGGTGGCCCTATACCGTCTAAAGGAGGGTAACGGATCTAATTTCAATGTTGATCTTGGAAGACAGCTTTTCCTTCTTCTGCAGATGGCCAGAAGATTTGACCTTGCGGTGGTTATAACCAACCAGATATATTCCCTGAGGGGAGATGATGGGGTGGAGAGGGTGAGTCCCGTTGGCGGGACCCTCCTGAGGTACTGGTCCAAAACAATTGTTGAACTTGAAATGGGTGATAGGCCAGGTGAAAGAGTTGCTATACTCAGAAGGCACAGAAACAGACCTGAAGGTTTGAGAGCCAGTTTCAGGATAGTTCCTGAGGGTATTGTCTGA